The Bacteroidota bacterium genome has a segment encoding these proteins:
- a CDS encoding asparagine synthetase B codes for MKKTYLIALLTFSLSHFLTLASSILIPMDETQKNHLKAYGITYWILKQGGTAQWLLNYKGGSFMFIYTPDFEKECTIRGVSYEVIADAKANAILSEIADPEANMDAVKLEKCPKVAVYSPKTKQPWDDAVTLVLKYAEIPYDVVFDEEVMNEKLVTYDWLHLHHEDFTGQYGRFWASYKNAQWYLNEQKEAEATAQKLGFAKVSQMKLAVAKKIRDFVTGGGFLFAMCSATDSYDIALDAEGVDICESMFDGDPADPDMNKKIDYSKGFAFRNYTLNSNPYEYEFANIDTYHTRIPKYGVTEANDLFTLFEFSAKWDPVPTMLCQNHEKVIKGFWGQTVAFDKTYVKPDVLVMGEAKQFNEVRYCHGDFGKGFWTFYGGHDPEDYQHQVEDPPTDLALHPNSPGYRLILNNVLFPAAKKKKQKT; via the coding sequence ATGAAAAAAACATATCTCATAGCTCTTCTCACTTTCTCACTTTCTCACTTTCTCACTTTGGCTTCTTCCATTCTCATTCCCATGGATGAAACCCAAAAGAACCATCTCAAAGCATACGGAATCACCTATTGGATTTTGAAACAAGGCGGCACAGCACAGTGGCTCTTGAATTACAAAGGCGGAAGTTTCATGTTTATTTACACTCCCGATTTTGAAAAAGAATGTACCATCCGCGGAGTAAGTTATGAAGTGATTGCCGATGCAAAAGCAAATGCCATCCTCTCTGAAATTGCCGACCCCGAAGCAAACATGGATGCCGTTAAGTTGGAAAAATGCCCGAAGGTTGCCGTGTATTCTCCCAAAACAAAACAACCCTGGGACGATGCCGTAACGCTTGTTCTCAAGTACGCGGAAATTCCTTACGATGTAGTGTTTGATGAAGAAGTGATGAATGAAAAATTAGTAACCTACGATTGGCTTCACTTGCACCACGAAGATTTCACAGGGCAATACGGAAGATTCTGGGCAAGCTACAAGAACGCGCAATGGTATCTTAACGAACAAAAAGAAGCGGAAGCAACCGCACAAAAACTCGGCTTCGCAAAAGTTTCTCAAATGAAACTTGCAGTGGCAAAAAAAATCCGCGACTTTGTTACAGGCGGAGGATTTCTTTTCGCCATGTGCTCCGCCACCGATTCATATGACATCGCTCTCGATGCCGAAGGAGTTGATATCTGCGAAAGCATGTTCGATGGAGATCCTGCCGACCCTGACATGAACAAAAAAATTGATTACTCAAAAGGATTCGCTTTCCGTAACTACACGCTCAACTCAAATCCGTATGAGTACGAATTTGCGAACATTGATACGTATCACACACGCATTCCGAAATATGGAGTCACCGAAGCAAATGATTTATTCACGCTCTTCGAGTTTTCCGCCAAGTGGGACCCGGTTCCAACCATGCTCTGCCAGAATCATGAGAAAGTCATCAAAGGTTTCTGGGGGCAAACAGTTGCCTTTGATAAAACATATGTGAAACCCGATGTGCTCGTGATGGGCGAAGCAAAACAATTCAATGAAGTTCGCTACTGCCACGGAGATTTCGGAAAAGGTTTCTGGACTTTCTATGGCGGTCACGACCCCGAAGATTATCAGCACCAGGTAGAAGATCCGCCAACAGATTTAGCGCTTCATCCCAACTCTCCCGGCTATCGTTTGATTCTTAATAATGTTTTGTTTCCTGCCGCAAAAAAGAAAAAACAGAAGACATAG
- a CDS encoding NarK/NasA family nitrate transporter, with the protein MEQNVTGTSHRILFLNTLAFTVCFAVWMFNGVMVTFLVDKGVFSFSPVEIGWLLGIPVLTGSVFRLPMGILTDKFGGKWVFGLLLLFCAIPMYFLSTANSFWSFALLSFCYGMAGTGFAVGIAYTSVWYPKEWQGRALGIFGIGNSGAAITTLLAPTILNNLTKNGSDIEQWRMLPKIYAAGLVVMAVIFILFSINKKPSTKARTVKQMLKPLEDTRVWRFGLDYFLVFGCFVAFSQWLIPYFVNVYAASLVIAGLFASLFSLPSGIIRALGGWMSDKFGGRKVMRWVFEASIVISLLLIIPKMEIQTPGKGIQAEKNGKVSFVSDTLIKVDTKEYPVKKKNEFLTQNNELKNSIFPRKESWQLPIVKKEDEVKKKQLLAQGTTKISFEANMWVYAILVMLIGIVWGIGKAGVYKFIPDYFPDDIGVVGGMVGVIGGLGGFLCPIIFGYLLEWTGLWTSCWMFMLALSIICFTWMQRVIKSINQKQSPHLSE; encoded by the coding sequence ATGGAACAAAACGTAACAGGAACATCTCACCGGATACTTTTTCTGAACACACTCGCCTTCACGGTGTGTTTTGCAGTATGGATGTTTAACGGTGTGATGGTGACTTTTCTGGTTGACAAAGGAGTTTTTAGTTTTAGTCCAGTAGAAATCGGCTGGCTGCTTGGAATTCCTGTTCTCACCGGCTCTGTTTTCCGGTTGCCGATGGGAATTCTAACGGATAAGTTCGGAGGCAAATGGGTGTTTGGTTTACTGCTTTTGTTTTGCGCCATCCCCATGTATTTCCTGAGCACGGCAAACAGTTTTTGGAGTTTTGCTCTGTTAAGTTTCTGTTACGGAATGGCAGGAACAGGTTTCGCTGTGGGAATTGCCTACACATCCGTTTGGTATCCGAAAGAATGGCAAGGTCGGGCGCTCGGAATTTTCGGAATCGGAAACTCAGGAGCGGCAATCACCACACTGCTCGCGCCAACTATTTTAAATAATCTGACCAAGAACGGATCGGATATTGAACAATGGCGCATGCTTCCTAAAATTTACGCTGCCGGATTGGTTGTAATGGCTGTCATCTTCATTCTTTTTTCCATCAACAAAAAACCCAGCACGAAAGCCCGCACAGTAAAACAAATGCTGAAACCCCTTGAAGATACCCGTGTATGGAGATTTGGCTTGGATTATTTTTTAGTGTTCGGATGTTTCGTTGCTTTTTCTCAGTGGCTTATTCCATATTTCGTAAATGTGTATGCGGCATCGCTGGTCATTGCTGGGCTTTTTGCTTCACTCTTCAGCCTTCCTTCAGGCATAATTCGCGCACTGGGCGGATGGATGAGCGACAAATTCGGAGGAAGAAAAGTCATGCGGTGGGTTTTTGAAGCATCCATCGTTATCAGTTTACTTCTCATCATTCCAAAAATGGAAATTCAAACTCCCGGCAAGGGAATTCAGGCGGAAAAAAACGGAAAAGTTTCTTTTGTATCTGATACATTAATAAAGGTAGACACCAAGGAATACCCCGTGAAAAAGAAAAATGAATTCCTGACACAAAATAACGAGCTAAAGAATTCCATCTTTCCAAGAAAAGAAAGTTGGCAGTTACCCATTGTGAAAAAAGAAGATGAGGTTAAGAAAAAACAATTGCTCGCACAGGGAACAACAAAAATAAGTTTTGAAGCCAACATGTGGGTGTACGCAATTCTTGTAATGCTCATTGGAATCGTTTGGGGAATCGGCAAAGCAGGAGTGTACAAATTCATTCCCGATTATTTTCCAGACGATATTGGAGTAGTGGGCGGAATGGTGGGCGTCATTGGCGGGCTTGGAGGATTCCTCTGCCCGATAATTTTCGGCTACCTTCTGGAATGGACAGGATTATGGACGAGTTGCTGGATGTTCATGCTGGCGCTTTCCATAATATGCTTTACCTGGATGCAGCGCGTTATAAAATCAATCAATCAAAAACAATCACCACATCTTTCAGAATAG
- a CDS encoding Crp/Fnr family transcriptional regulator produces the protein MKSSQKKVEVPPCEKCRNFSNSVFCSLNKTEQEQISGHKTFHLYKKGQVIFYEGNQPQGLYCIYSGKVKIHKLGDNGKDQIVRLAKTGNVVGYRALLSIDNYYATATALENTLVCFFPKATYLNLLMNNPEFSMKTIKMLSGNLRIAEQMITNMAQKQVRERMAGALLYLKDFFGLEEDGATINTVLTRQDIGNIAGTTTETSIRILSDFNKNKIIRIVGKKIKILNKKELLHIANISE, from the coding sequence ATGAAATCCTCTCAAAAAAAAGTTGAAGTTCCGCCCTGTGAAAAATGCAGGAACTTTAGCAATTCAGTATTTTGTTCATTAAACAAAACAGAGCAAGAGCAAATTTCAGGTCATAAGACATTCCACTTATATAAAAAAGGACAGGTCATTTTTTATGAAGGGAATCAGCCTCAGGGATTGTATTGTATTTATTCAGGGAAAGTGAAAATTCACAAACTTGGCGATAACGGAAAAGACCAGATAGTTCGTCTCGCAAAAACAGGAAATGTGGTAGGGTATCGCGCACTCCTGAGCATCGATAATTATTATGCAACTGCCACTGCATTGGAGAACACTCTTGTTTGTTTTTTTCCGAAAGCAACCTATCTTAATTTATTAATGAACAATCCTGAGTTTTCAATGAAAACAATAAAAATGCTTTCAGGAAATTTACGTATTGCGGAGCAGATGATAACCAACATGGCGCAAAAGCAGGTAAGAGAAAGAATGGCGGGTGCGCTGTTATATCTGAAAGATTTTTTTGGATTAGAAGAAGATGGCGCAACTATCAACACTGTATTAACCCGTCAGGACATTGGCAATATTGCCGGAACAACTACTGAAACATCCATTCGCATATTGTCTGACTTTAACAAAAATAAAATTATCAGGATTGTTGGGAAAAAAATAAAAATCCTTAACAAAAAAGAACTTTTACACATAGCCAATATTTCGGAGTGA
- a CDS encoding Crp/Fnr family transcriptional regulator: METQKEFANHKIKTTSCHQCGLKQSSVFQNCADELLDELFSNKQFRQYGKNEILIRQNDSFEGVFCIQEGTVKVSTSGNKNKDFILWFARPGDMIGIDSFINNKNHSFTAITVEPVSACFVPDTDFKKLVSKDPAIARKLMKVLCEEINFIETRITSISQKSIREQFAEVLISIATKNKKSIVGNTSINYSIKDLANIIGTTNNYLYKILSDLNEKNVVSIRNKKLVIKDFDKLSLIAIGEESVT, from the coding sequence ATGGAAACCCAAAAGGAGTTTGCAAATCATAAAATAAAAACTACCAGTTGTCATCAATGCGGGCTAAAACAATCTTCTGTATTTCAAAATTGTGCCGATGAACTTCTTGACGAATTATTTTCAAATAAACAATTCAGGCAGTATGGTAAAAATGAAATACTCATAAGACAAAATGATTCATTTGAAGGAGTTTTCTGCATACAGGAAGGAACTGTGAAGGTTTCTACTTCTGGAAATAAAAACAAAGATTTTATTCTTTGGTTTGCACGCCCGGGGGATATGATAGGTATTGATTCATTTATTAATAACAAAAATCATTCGTTTACAGCCATTACAGTTGAACCGGTCAGTGCTTGTTTTGTTCCTGACACCGATTTTAAGAAACTTGTAAGCAAAGATCCGGCAATTGCAAGAAAATTAATGAAAGTATTGTGCGAAGAAATTAATTTTATTGAAACCAGGATTACAAGTATTTCACAAAAATCAATTAGAGAACAATTCGCTGAAGTGCTTATATCAATTGCCACAAAAAATAAAAAATCCATTGTAGGAAATACTTCTATTAACTATTCCATAAAAGATTTGGCAAATATTATTGGCACTACGAATAACTACCTGTACAAAATCTTATCCGATTTGAATGAAAAAAATGTTGTGTCAATTCGCAATAAAAAATTAGTGATAAAAGATTTTGATAAGCTTTCGCTAATAGCCATAGGAGAAGAATCCGTTACATAA
- a CDS encoding cytochrome c, with amino-acid sequence MSILTRRIIFWTLIILFAIHSLFVFTVGTNTDYGEKLMTEDAENGKLLFQKYNCTACHQLYGLGGFMGPDLTNAMSKQGIGELYVSAFLQGGTQRMPNFHLSEDEIKSLVAYLKYVDKTGISPVKKFEINYDGTITQK; translated from the coding sequence ATGTCAATCTTAACAAGGCGAATTATTTTCTGGACATTAATTATTCTGTTTGCAATTCATTCTTTATTCGTTTTCACTGTCGGCACCAATACGGACTACGGAGAAAAACTTATGACCGAAGATGCTGAAAACGGGAAACTTCTTTTTCAAAAATACAATTGCACCGCCTGCCATCAACTTTACGGGCTAGGCGGTTTTATGGGTCCGGATTTGACCAATGCAATGTCAAAGCAGGGAATTGGGGAACTATATGTGAGTGCATTTCTGCAAGGAGGAACTCAGCGCATGCCTAATTTTCATTTATCAGAAGATGAAATAAAATCGTTGGTGGCTTACTTAAAATATGTTGACAAAACCGGAATTTCTCCTGTGAAAAAATTTGAAATAAATTATGACGGAACTATAACTCAAAAATGA
- a CDS encoding cbb3-type cytochrome c oxidase subunit I — MKKETGIWFVSMGLISLLVGMFFGCIAAFQFIFPDFLKEISFVKTRPLHVSLVIAWIFLCAIGGIYYYTNHYCETKLWSEKLSKIHFWIFVITGILILGCYFMGKFGGREYWEFPAILSIPIFISWILFAINYFKSAFKKAGSWPVYMWMWATGIVFFFITFSEAYLWVLPYFRNNLIRDLTVQWKAYGALVGSWNMLVYGTAIFVMAKIKGDEKMAHSRLAFLMYFLGFTNLLFGWAHHIYIVPAAKWIRILSYATSMTELLLLGKIIIDWKNSLAEAKKDFHILPIKFIVASDVWVFLNLALALAISVPAINIYTHGTHVTVAHSMGSSIGINTMILLASAFFLITDVTKNEFTISQKKRISIGFWMFNIFFTIFWIALISAGIEKGILIIDDKLSFQEIMMKINPILIVFAFSGIGILIGLYLIIVPLLNSAYEYLRKDY; from the coding sequence ATGAAAAAAGAAACAGGTATATGGTTTGTTTCAATGGGACTAATCTCTCTGCTTGTCGGAATGTTTTTTGGATGTATTGCAGCCTTCCAATTTATCTTTCCTGATTTCCTGAAAGAAATTTCTTTTGTAAAAACGAGACCCTTACATGTTTCGCTTGTGATTGCGTGGATATTTCTCTGTGCTATCGGTGGAATATATTATTACACAAATCATTACTGCGAAACAAAACTTTGGTCGGAAAAACTTTCTAAAATCCATTTCTGGATATTTGTGATTACAGGAATATTAATTCTTGGTTGCTATTTCATGGGGAAATTCGGAGGGCGGGAATATTGGGAGTTCCCTGCAATCCTTTCCATTCCAATTTTTATTTCATGGATATTATTCGCCATAAATTATTTTAAATCTGCTTTCAAAAAAGCCGGAAGCTGGCCAGTATATATGTGGATGTGGGCAACAGGAATTGTTTTTTTCTTTATCACCTTCAGTGAAGCGTATCTTTGGGTACTCCCCTATTTCCGAAATAATTTAATCCGCGACCTCACTGTTCAATGGAAAGCATACGGTGCGCTGGTAGGTTCCTGGAATATGCTTGTGTATGGCACAGCAATTTTTGTGATGGCAAAAATAAAAGGCGATGAAAAAATGGCTCACTCGCGCCTTGCTTTCCTCATGTATTTTCTGGGTTTCACAAATTTACTTTTCGGATGGGCTCATCATATTTATATAGTGCCAGCTGCGAAGTGGATTCGCATTTTATCATATGCCACAAGTATGACCGAATTATTACTTCTCGGAAAAATAATAATCGACTGGAAAAATTCCCTGGCTGAAGCAAAAAAGGATTTTCATATTCTTCCTATTAAATTTATTGTCGCATCCGATGTTTGGGTCTTTCTTAACCTTGCACTTGCTTTAGCCATATCAGTTCCTGCAATTAATATTTATACACATGGAACACACGTTACGGTTGCACATTCAATGGGAAGCTCGATTGGCATCAACACAATGATCTTGCTTGCGTCCGCATTTTTTCTAATCACCGATGTAACAAAAAATGAATTTACAATTAGTCAAAAAAAACGCATTTCAATTGGTTTTTGGATGTTCAATATTTTTTTTACAATATTCTGGATTGCGCTAATCTCAGCAGGAATCGAAAAGGGAATTCTTATAATAGATGATAAACTTTCCTTTCAGGAAATTATGATGAAGATAAATCCCATTCTTATTGTGTTTGCTTTTTCGGGAATTGGAATATTAATTGGATTGTATTTGATAATTGTTCCCCTGCTAAACTCGGCATATGAATACCTTCGTAAAGATTATTAA
- a CDS encoding proline dehydrogenase family protein: MNLWKDHAQQISFSNTEIAFKNKDDKELKQSLWLFKLMRSPSLVKLFSKLTLIALKLHLPISSAVKATIYKQFCSGESIDESQVVVKRLVKSGVGSILDYSVEGKECEEDFEHTKNEVIKIIHVAKGNRAIPYTSLKITGIASHELLEKLNLKQEYLQNESKEFFKVRRRLDQICKEALLCEVPIYFDAEESWIQDVIDFLAEEAMREYNREKAIVLTTLQMYRWDRMDYLKKLIEKARREKFFIGIKLVRGAYMEKENTRAFEFDYKSPIQPDKESTDKDFDKAVDLCLENIDIITLCAGTHNEASTIHLIDKMKTLVIQNNHPNVYFSQLYGMSDHITFNLADQGYNVTKYLPYGPVKSTLPYLIRRAEENTAIAGQMSRELKLILEEKERRKYSRMLPAPSA, translated from the coding sequence ATGAATTTGTGGAAAGATCATGCTCAACAAATTTCCTTTTCCAATACCGAAATCGCTTTTAAGAATAAAGATGATAAAGAGTTAAAGCAATCACTTTGGCTGTTTAAGTTAATGCGAAGTCCATCGTTGGTCAAATTATTTTCTAAACTTACTTTAATAGCATTGAAATTACACCTGCCGATTTCTTCAGCAGTTAAAGCAACTATTTATAAACAGTTTTGTTCGGGAGAATCGATTGATGAAAGCCAAGTAGTAGTAAAACGTCTGGTAAAATCAGGTGTTGGCTCTATACTGGATTATTCGGTTGAAGGAAAAGAATGCGAAGAAGATTTTGAACATACGAAAAACGAAGTGATTAAAATTATTCATGTAGCCAAGGGGAATCGAGCCATTCCTTATACAAGTTTGAAAATAACCGGGATCGCCAGCCATGAACTGCTTGAAAAATTAAATCTAAAACAAGAATACCTTCAAAATGAAAGCAAAGAATTTTTTAAAGTGCGCAGACGTCTTGACCAAATCTGTAAGGAAGCTTTACTATGCGAAGTTCCGATTTATTTTGACGCTGAAGAAAGCTGGATTCAGGACGTGATAGATTTTCTTGCCGAAGAAGCAATGCGGGAATATAATCGTGAAAAAGCAATTGTGCTCACCACTTTACAAATGTACCGATGGGACAGGATGGATTACCTGAAAAAACTTATTGAGAAAGCCCGTAGAGAGAAATTCTTCATCGGCATTAAACTTGTGCGTGGAGCTTATATGGAAAAAGAAAACACACGTGCGTTTGAATTTGATTACAAATCACCCATCCAGCCGGACAAAGAATCTACGGATAAAGATTTTGACAAAGCAGTGGATTTATGTCTGGAAAACATTGACATCATCACACTTTGCGCGGGAACTCATAACGAAGCAAGCACCATTCACCTGATTGATAAAATGAAAACCCTTGTCATTCAAAATAATCATCCGAATGTATATTTTTCTCAGCTCTATGGAATGAGCGACCACATTACATTCAACCTTGCTGACCAGGGTTACAACGTAACAAAATATCTTCCGTACGGTCCGGTAAAATCAACGCTTCCTTATTTAATCAGAAGAGCAGAAGAAAATACTGCTATCGCTGGGCAAATGAGCCGTGAGTTGAAATTAATTCTTGAAGAAAAAGAGAGAAGAAAATATTCCAGGATGCTCCCTGCTCCTTCGGCTTAA
- the hemN gene encoding oxygen-independent coproporphyrinogen III oxidase — protein sequence MNSELIKKYNVPGPRYTSYPTVPYWDNLPSVEQWKEESSDCFINTNSKDGISLYIHLPYCESLCTYCGCNTRITVNHNVEKTYIHSLLKEWKLYQNVFGETPRVKEIHLGGGTPTFFSAENLKMLIDGILSTSLTTKDAEFSFEAHPNNTTDLHLQTLYDIGFRRLSLGIQDFDFMVQDIVNRVQTFETVEKVVSHARKIGFTSINFDLIYGLPLQKKSSVVDTINKVMLLNPDRIAFYSYAHVPWIKPGQRKFTEKDLPKDEEKRQLYETGRSMLEEAGYEEIGMDHFARKTDSLFKASQNGTLHRNFMGYTHSYTKLMIGLGVSSISDSWNAYAQNVKTVEEYHKLVNSGTLPIFRGHILNEEDLILRKHILNIICKFSASWQNKSEQCAAIYDAFERVKEMEKDGLVIINPYYLKVTENGKPFIRNICMAFDARLWKNIPKTEIFSKVI from the coding sequence ATGAATTCTGAATTAATAAAAAAATATAATGTTCCTGGTCCTCGCTACACAAGTTACCCGACCGTTCCATACTGGGATAACCTGCCTTCAGTTGAGCAATGGAAAGAAGAAAGCAGTGATTGCTTTATAAATACAAACAGCAAGGATGGAATCAGTTTGTATATACATCTTCCTTATTGCGAAAGTTTATGCACTTATTGCGGATGCAACACGCGTATCACCGTAAATCATAATGTCGAAAAAACATACATTCATTCTTTACTTAAAGAATGGAAATTATATCAGAATGTTTTTGGTGAAACTCCAAGAGTAAAAGAAATTCATCTTGGAGGAGGAACCCCAACATTTTTTAGTGCAGAGAATCTTAAAATGCTTATTGATGGAATACTCTCAACTTCTCTTACCACAAAGGATGCGGAATTTAGTTTTGAAGCTCACCCAAATAACACAACTGATTTACATCTTCAAACACTCTACGATATTGGATTCAGAAGGTTGAGCCTGGGCATTCAGGATTTTGATTTTATGGTGCAGGATATTGTTAATCGGGTTCAGACATTTGAAACAGTTGAGAAAGTTGTATCGCATGCGCGTAAGATCGGATTCACTTCCATCAACTTTGATTTAATTTACGGTTTACCACTCCAAAAAAAATCAAGCGTAGTGGATACAATAAATAAAGTAATGCTTTTGAATCCTGACAGAATTGCTTTTTATAGTTATGCTCACGTACCGTGGATAAAGCCAGGACAAAGAAAATTTACAGAAAAAGATTTGCCGAAAGATGAGGAAAAAAGGCAACTGTATGAAACAGGAAGAAGCATGCTTGAAGAAGCTGGTTATGAAGAAATAGGCATGGATCATTTCGCCCGCAAAACAGATTCCCTCTTTAAAGCTTCGCAAAATGGAACGTTGCACAGAAATTTTATGGGGTACACCCATTCGTATACAAAGTTAATGATTGGCTTAGGAGTTTCTTCCATCAGCGATAGTTGGAATGCTTATGCACAAAATGTAAAAACAGTTGAAGAGTATCACAAACTTGTTAATAGCGGAACTCTGCCGATTTTCAGAGGACATATTCTTAATGAAGAGGATTTGATTCTGAGAAAACACATTTTGAATATCATCTGTAAATTTTCTGCTTCCTGGCAAAATAAATCAGAACAATGCGCAGCCATTTACGATGCGTTTGAAAGAGTAAAAGAAATGGAGAAAGACGGATTGGTAATTATCAATCCATATTATTTGAAAGTAACTGAAAATGGTAAACCTTTTATAAGGAATATCTGTATGGCGTTTGATGCCAGACTTTGGAAAAACATTCCGAAGACAGAAATATTCAGTAAGGTGATATAA
- a CDS encoding 6-carboxytetrahydropterin synthase, producing the protein MKNHSSIVRITKIFHFEMAHALYGYDGPCKNIHGHSYQLSVTVIGETNSESKNSKQGMVMDFSDLKKIVETSVINKFDHTLVLNENSPHKNFVKENLLIGKVVLVNYQPTSENLLIDFAKIIQNNLPAPATLHHLKLRETPTSFAEWYADDNT; encoded by the coding sequence ATGAAAAATCATTCTTCCATAGTGCGGATCACCAAGATATTTCATTTTGAAATGGCACACGCGCTTTACGGCTATGACGGACCCTGCAAAAATATTCACGGACATTCTTACCAGCTATCTGTAACTGTAATAGGTGAAACGAACTCTGAAAGTAAAAATTCCAAACAAGGAATGGTAATGGATTTCTCTGATTTAAAAAAAATTGTAGAAACATCCGTAATAAATAAATTTGATCATACGCTTGTGCTGAATGAAAATTCCCCTCATAAAAATTTTGTTAAGGAAAATCTCCTTATTGGAAAAGTGGTACTGGTAAACTATCAGCCCACCAGCGAGAATCTCTTAATTGACTTTGCAAAGATCATTCAAAATAATTTACCTGCACCTGCCACACTACATCATCTGAAGCTGAGAGAAACGCCCACTTCATTTGCTGAATGGTATGCCGATGACAATACATAA
- a CDS encoding Crp/Fnr family transcriptional regulator, translated as MKKANPHLDCQFCDARFKSVFCDLNKEEVRELNEHKGCTVYKKGQDVFKQDSYPHGIYCINAGKVKLFQLAENGREQIVRLAKSGDLLGYRALLGGEKYTSTAEAIEETSICFIPKSVFFKFVETNNAITLQVMKLLASDLKNAEHKITDLAQKPVKERMAEAILFMKEVYGFEKDNATLNVILTREEIANIAGTATETAIRILADLKEDGVLEFIGKKIKVLKINSLLRSANLSD; from the coding sequence ATGAAAAAGGCAAACCCCCATCTTGATTGCCAGTTTTGTGATGCTAGGTTCAAATCAGTTTTTTGCGACCTAAACAAAGAAGAAGTAAGAGAGTTAAACGAGCACAAAGGATGTACTGTTTATAAAAAAGGACAGGATGTTTTCAAACAGGATTCTTATCCCCATGGAATATATTGCATCAATGCAGGTAAAGTAAAATTATTTCAGTTAGCAGAAAACGGGCGCGAACAAATTGTCCGTTTGGCAAAATCAGGTGACCTTCTTGGATACAGAGCGCTTCTTGGAGGTGAAAAATATACATCCACTGCCGAAGCAATTGAAGAAACTTCAATATGCTTTATTCCTAAAAGTGTATTTTTCAAATTTGTGGAAACAAATAATGCCATTACTCTACAGGTAATGAAACTTCTTGCCAGCGATTTAAAAAATGCAGAACACAAAATAACGGATCTAGCCCAAAAGCCTGTCAAAGAACGAATGGCGGAAGCAATCCTTTTTATGAAAGAAGTGTATGGTTTTGAAAAAGATAATGCAACGCTGAATGTCATTCTTACCCGCGAGGAAATAGCTAATATAGCTGGAACAGCAACAGAAACTGCGATACGTATCCTCGCAGATCTTAAAGAAGATGGCGTTCTTGAATTCATCGGAAAGAAGATCAAGGTTCTTAAGATTAATTCGCTTCTTCGCAGTGCAAATCTGAGCGATTGA
- a CDS encoding cytochrome c, whose translation MKTKNLILSITIFICNAAVSFAQDGEQLFKTNCASCHTVGKGKLVGPDLRDVQNRHDMQWMQKWIKSSQSLVKAGDAQAVKLFNDNNKIPMPDLAISEDQIKSIVEFITAKSTELSSVKTDLASNTSNTSGNTTSIVVSSDSKKQTVNLLNLFSFTEYLLIGLLCLLLIVIWVLSKTIKSMSLQLADKIDIGK comes from the coding sequence ATGAAAACGAAAAATCTAATTCTTTCGATTACTATATTCATCTGCAACGCTGCTGTTTCATTTGCACAGGATGGAGAACAACTTTTTAAAACCAACTGCGCCAGTTGCCATACGGTTGGGAAAGGTAAATTAGTAGGACCCGATTTGCGGGATGTTCAAAACAGGCATGATATGCAATGGATGCAGAAATGGATTAAGTCATCACAGTCACTTGTGAAAGCTGGTGATGCGCAGGCTGTAAAATTATTTAATGACAATAATAAAATTCCAATGCCCGATTTGGCTATTAGTGAAGATCAAATAAAATCTATAGTAGAATTTATTACAGCAAAATCAACAGAGTTATCATCTGTCAAAACAGATCTGGCATCAAATACTTCAAATACATCCGGGAATACTACTTCAATAGTTGTTTCTTCCGATTCAAAAAAACAAACAGTCAATTTGCTTAATTTATTTAGTTTTACCGAGTATTTGCTGATTGGTTTATTGTGCTTGTTGTTAATCGTAATTTGGGTTCTTTCAAAAACCATTAAATCCATGTCGTTGCAACTTGCAGATAAAATTGATATTGGTAAATAA